A window of Costertonia aggregata contains these coding sequences:
- a CDS encoding acyloxyacyl hydrolase has product MCFSQNGDVKKYTIDVNQFYGSVLLHNPDISHLITNHPGGVILGFNRKTYGSQEWEQLYNYPDYGASFIYQDMNNETLGENFGLYAHYNFYFFKRNVQFRIGQGITYTTNPYDKETNFRNNAYGSDFMSSTYLMLNYHKENIFKGLGFKTGISVIHYSNANFRAPNTSTNTFALNAGLTYDLDGGKKLEYLPKSEKVKVTEPIKYNLVLRGGVNESDVIDLGQHGFFILSGYADKRLGRKSALQLGADVFFSNFLKELIRFQATSFPEKNVNVDDDFKRVGIFLGHELFINKMSAIAQLGYYVYYPFDFEGRMYNRIGLKRYFGDKVFGAVTLKSHGAKAEAVEFGIGIRL; this is encoded by the coding sequence ATGTGTTTTTCACAAAACGGGGATGTCAAGAAATATACTATTGATGTAAATCAATTTTATGGTTCTGTATTATTACATAATCCTGATATTTCGCATTTGATTACCAATCATCCAGGGGGTGTTATTTTAGGATTTAATAGAAAAACATATGGTTCACAGGAATGGGAGCAGCTATATAATTACCCGGATTATGGGGCTTCGTTCATTTACCAAGATATGAACAACGAGACCCTGGGAGAGAATTTTGGACTGTACGCCCACTACAATTTCTATTTTTTTAAGAGAAATGTGCAGTTTAGGATTGGGCAGGGAATAACATATACTACAAACCCTTACGACAAGGAGACCAATTTTAGAAACAATGCTTACGGCTCGGATTTTATGAGCTCAACGTATTTAATGCTCAATTACCACAAAGAGAATATTTTCAAGGGGTTGGGTTTTAAAACAGGTATATCGGTAATACATTATTCCAACGCAAACTTTAGGGCACCCAACACCTCTACGAATACATTTGCCCTAAATGCTGGTTTGACATATGATTTGGATGGCGGTAAAAAGCTGGAATATTTACCAAAGTCTGAAAAGGTGAAAGTAACCGAACCCATCAAATATAATTTGGTACTGCGTGGCGGGGTCAATGAGAGCGATGTGATAGATTTGGGACAACACGGTTTTTTTATACTATCGGGTTATGCGGATAAACGTTTGGGAAGAAAAAGTGCCCTACAGTTGGGTGCTGATGTTTTCTTTTCCAACTTTTTAAAGGAATTGATACGCTTTCAGGCGACTTCTTTTCCAGAAAAGAATGTGAACGTTGATGATGATTTTAAAAGAGTCGGTATTTTTCTGGGACACGAGCTGTTCATCAATAAGATGTCCGCAATTGCCCAATTGGGATATTATGTGTATTATCCGTTTGATTTTGAAGGGCGTATGTACAACCGCATTGGTTTAAAACGCTATTTTGGAGATAAGGTATTTGGTGCCGTTACCTTAAAATCACATGGAGCCAAGGCCGAGGCTGTTGAATTTGGAATAGGTATT
- the metF gene encoding methylenetetrahydrofolate reductase [NAD(P)H]: MKVTDHIKEAKGKTLFSFEIIPPVKGRNIQELYNNIDPLMEFKPPFIDVTTSREEYIYIDRDGLLDKKLTRMRPGTVGICASIKHKYDVDTVPHVLCGGFTKEETEYLLVDCHYLGIDNIMALRGDAMREEKYFEPTEGGHNYAIGLVKQVQNLNCGKYLHEVIETDDCADFCIGVAGYPEKHLEAPSMSTDLKRLKEKVEAGADYVVTQMFFDNKKYFEFVEAARKMGINVPIIPGIKPIAVKRHLNLLPQVFKIDLPEDLVEAVEQCKDNKAVRQVGVEWCIEQSKELLVAGVPVLHYYSMGKSDNIKGIAQEVF; encoded by the coding sequence ATGAAAGTAACTGACCATATAAAAGAAGCTAAGGGAAAGACATTATTTTCTTTTGAAATAATCCCCCCGGTAAAAGGGAGAAATATTCAAGAGCTTTATAATAATATCGACCCTTTGATGGAGTTCAAACCGCCTTTTATTGATGTAACGACTTCCCGAGAAGAATACATCTATATTGACCGTGACGGATTGTTAGACAAGAAGCTGACTCGTATGAGGCCTGGCACGGTGGGTATTTGCGCTTCAATCAAACATAAGTATGATGTCGACACTGTTCCGCATGTGCTTTGCGGGGGGTTTACCAAAGAAGAAACCGAATATCTATTGGTCGATTGTCATTATTTGGGTATCGATAATATCATGGCACTTCGCGGTGATGCCATGCGCGAGGAAAAATATTTTGAGCCGACTGAAGGCGGACATAATTATGCTATCGGATTGGTAAAGCAGGTTCAAAATCTCAACTGCGGCAAGTATTTACATGAAGTTATTGAAACCGATGATTGTGCCGATTTTTGTATCGGGGTGGCAGGGTATCCTGAAAAACATCTAGAGGCGCCCTCCATGAGTACGGATTTGAAACGGCTGAAAGAAAAAGTCGAGGCAGGTGCAGATTACGTAGTGACCCAAATGTTCTTCGACAATAAAAAGTATTTTGAGTTTGTTGAGGCGGCTAGGAAAATGGGAATCAATGTGCCTATAATTCCGGGTATCAAACCCATTGCGGTAAAACGTCACTTAAATCTGCTGCCCCAGGTTTTTAAAATCGATTTGCCTGAAGATTTGGTAGAGGCGGTTGAGCAGTGCAAAGACAATAAGGCCGTACGCCAAGTTGGGGTGGAATGGTGTATTGAACAATCAAAAGAACTCTTGGTAGCTGGTGTTCCAGTATTACACTACTATTCCATGGGTAAATCGGATAATATCAAGGGTATTGCACAAGAGGTTTTTTAA